ttaataaaatttgtaaaattattttaactgattgttcgccatggttgttgacgtcgcagtgctgtgacgtcacaaatcccgctgccggacttcagcgtgtcattcattagcaacatctcgtcagttcgtcccttccaatttgaaccagagcggaaaagtgaagagcaggacagcactgtcggtcgttcacaagacgagcagcaaaggcgaaatgcagagcaagaaatacctgatgaggcaagagttgggctaaacttctggtgtacttgcggcaagtgcaTCTCGATGACAACGGAGTGAGAGAGCGTACGTTGTCGAGAACTCAGGTTTTTgtcagcagatcttcaaggtgagttattgcgtcatcaaactcattccaatacaattgtgtagattgttagcatccagagctgtcgtatgctttacatacagtacaggccaaaacacattggcattcgtgcctttttattttcttgaccattgacattataaactctcactgaaggcaataaaactatgaatgtgtgGCGAGCTCGGGAAGGATGCGGAGTATCAAAccacggagctaatccgcgttgttttattgacatttaggctgcaagaaatagcaatgtctgtctggcATGCGACCCGCGGAAGGTAACAGTTATTTCCAGCTGTTCCCTTCACAAAGTAAAACcacacaacgtgccaacataatttccgccggtgaattctgttataacttgctacaaatgcacacgtgtgtattgtgtacttagaaaaaaggtgaaataactaaaaacgtgtgatattctagtatcttcaaagtagccacccttttctctgattactgtttggcactcttgccattctcgcgatgagctttcagagggagtcccctaaaatgaattttgacttcacatgtatgccattccggcgatgagaatttattgctttatcaatggggttgggacatttgtgttgcattgaatgaattgcattggacgtgctttgatcagtttgagtggcagcatcactcatattagctgaatactgaacacacactgcctgatgaactgacagtagaggtgaattattagcttcctctgtgactagcggtacgcccgaaggttcgcctcccgctgtagcgacaggagcggcttgggtgcttaagagggcggccagagtgtctcgtccgtctcgcttcattgcgcgcatttcactcgatatccgagcaggctgaggcttcttgtgcgggaaaatagttgcaacagcatttggttttagtctgcgcttatatctagccgctccggtgagatctttcattagttgtcatctactaaaatcctcaaacgcggtaggagaaaaatggcgacaacaaagccttggttgtttgggaagatttgcttgtctacaggcattttcccaaacctttctcctcttcttgtcaccaggaaatttgtggagactcgcatcactctccttgtttccatttgactcgaaattgcatccataagcagcacatcgtggcattttacttcgcgagttaagccagtaatacacagttgttgtacacacgctacacgattggaaaaatatcatctacgtcatcactccgcgcccgcagaacatggcgccaactatcggtcaaaatatgcactaaatattataaaatatttccattgatttaacattttatgtgtttctaacgacatattttaatacaagagaacaattgtgatttattagagcctacatgtctttaaaatcgaggatcactttaacaaataaaaaactgaaaagtggggcgtgcaatattattcggcccccttgcgttaatactttgtagcgccaccttttgctccaattacagctgcaagtcgcttggggtatgtttctatcagttttgcacatcaagagactgacattcttgcccattcttccttgcaaaacagctcgagctcagtgaggttggctggagagtgtttgtgaacagcagtcttcagcgctttccacagattctcgattggattcagatctggactttaacttggccattctaacacctggatatgtttatttttgaaccattccattgtagatttggctttatgttttggatcattgtcctgttggaagataaatctctgtcccagtctcaggtcttgtgcagataccaacaggttttcttccagaatgttcctgtatttggctgcatccatcttcccgtcaattttaaccatcttccctgtccctgctgaagaaaagcaggcccaaaccatgatgctgccaccacgtttgacagtggggatggtgtgttcagggtgatgagctgtgttgcttttacgccaaacatatcgttttgcattgtggccaaaaagttcaattttggtttcatctgaccagagcaccttcttccacatgtttggtgtgtctcccaggtggcttgtggcaaactttaaatgagactttttatggatatctttgagaaatggctttcttcttgccactcttccataaaggccagatttgtgcagtgtacgactgattgttgtcctatggacagactctcccacctcagctgtagatctctgcagttcatccagagtgatcatgggcctcttggctgcatctctgatcagttttctccttgtttgagaagaaagtttggaaggacggccgggtcttggtagatttgcagtggtctgatgctccgtccatttcaatatgatggcttgcacagtgctccttgagatgtttaaagcttgggaaatctttttgtatccaaatccggctttaaacttctccacaacagtatcttggacctgcctggtctgttccttggttttcataatgctctctgtactttaaacagaaccctgagactatcacagagcaggtgcatttatacagagacttgattacacacaggtggattctatttatcatcatcggtcatttaggacaacattggatcattcagagatcctcactgaacttctggagtgagtttgctgcactgaaagtataggggccgaataatattgcacgccccacttttcagttttttatttgttaaaaaagtttaaattatccaataaatgttgttccacttcacgattgtgtcccacttgttgttgattcttgacaaaaaaaaattaaatttcatatctttatgtttgaagcctgaaatgtggcgaaaggttgcaagattcaagggggccgaatacttttgcaaggcactgtatctgcaATTTAGAAGCTTTGTTAAGAGTATCATACCGCTTTTCCCAAAAAAACCTCCTACAACAGTTTTAGATGACGTTATGTCTTTAGATCCGACAGCGAAAGGGGGAATTAAGCGcatttttaatctaatttcTCATATGGTAGCTCCGTCCATATCCAGAATCAAAGACCTGTGGGAACGGGATCTTCAAACACCAATCAGTGAGGGACTGTGGTCTAAGGCCTTGGGTAGGGTACATAATTCATCTATGTGCGCTCGTCATGCTCTGATTCAATTTAAAGTGTAtttcaacacctggggaaatgctaatattccatcatttatccataaatgaatgccttttggattcatatcatgtcactttgtgtaattacacacatcgcaacaccaagaaaatgagagaaatttgggtcattttcaagctaaaaagacctgcccccgagatcccggaaatctggcagattgtgggcgtgacatcaaaacaaggaaacaaccggctaagtgctttagtactgaatggcggcgatgatggcggacaattacgtttctagttgcagcgacgaatccgacgtaacgaacattcttctaatggtgaagaggagagttatgaacctttctttggtgttttgggttatcaatttgatcccaaacgaaagccaatgcagcctaatgaaaggatcattgaggggagcaatcacactgatgaaaccccgacaacagttcgtgtgggaaacaccaaatggtatgttttgcatttctttttgtgaagctgatacacagtgaccgcaaaataaagtaatgtatagaataattaccatttaatatgctatcatcggtttcgccctgccaaccgacacaaatatgaatgggattagagcagcggtccccggtgtgatttgggtcttttttcacggaccggtgtccctcttttatattcagttggactctcaatgttatccaatggtgctaaaaaactatttacatcacaaacatacatgtgcaacacggaaatggcataaattaacgcttaacgacacggcggagTTGTTAAGTGAGatggctacgtgcagttgttgtgtgcgccaaacatggcaaacgtaagttaatattcctttctttaaagaaagtttgtagtgtgtacttaagaatcgctgcattcgcggtcctttttaacgttacgcgcatgccaactttgtcagaacaccggcaatgtgtggcagaaaaatacagcaaatataaaatagcatttgtttttagccccgtcgtgttaagtgcacggaaaaaatacaactcacccgctgaatcagtaagagggctgagtttgttgcgttgagacgagatgggagagtgagagaagctagcatcaagctagcgatgttggaaattgtagcagttttcagcgcgctccaagcgatgtcgggatattccgaaatgactttaatccagaacttcggtagagttgttgtctcaaatgtacgcttaagtcgccgtgatttgcgatctctacaagctgatattcctgttccacagacatgctcgaatcactcgatttattcacatacgggtcacgaattcactccttcgcagttcgtgggtctttagtgatagggaagtagcataaattttgttttctttgaggttgtaggcacatcttctggcttgtcaggttcccgtttccctgtaaaattgcaaaattagccctcttagcactgacgaattTTACTCATTGtgtgcgtagtccagctttttttctcgcattcgggaactcatgggtactacattgcgacaaatggctatttgtaaactacATAGcaggacaggtttgaaccattttagctattttttgattgaaaaggaACGCAGCTCTCTCGTCGATGAACAACGATgggacctgcctcgaccttttgtttccttgttatgacgtctccgccccattcggctgtttccggaacactttcggaaatgttcgtcattttcgatcaattttcgataattgctctttaatgtgattgatttttttgttaactttatcaatatttgttatcttggcacataacggttctattgatgtctcacaccccctttgcgttttcataccctttaaggtaGTACATCGGGTACACTATTCTAAGGTAAGATTGTCCAGAATCTTTCCGAGATCAGCCCTTTGTGTGATAGGTGTAAGCTGGCGGATGCAACACTGATCCATATGTTTTGGTTATGTCCGGTCTTAGAAATATTTTGGAAGGGTATTTTTGAAGCCCTCTCCCTAGTGTTAGGGGTCCGAATCACTCCTGATCCTTTAATATCAATATTTGGAGTTTTACCGGAGGGTCTGTGGCTGCCTACTTGGGGGTGTAGGGTTATTACTTTTACCACCCTTTTGGCGCGACGTTTGGTTCTTTTGAGGTGGAAGGAGGCTGCCCCACCCACAACGTCGCATTGggtaaaggcccaagtacaccgcatgcgtgatcgttgcgtttccggtccgactccggtaaaaaatagcgccggagccaatccgttcccattatatcctattgttcaacgtatactggccgcatcagtgctccggcttgactgcgaaccacctctggcgtgccgcatgcccgctggatggtataggctattttctatttttgccggacacgcatccgacaaaatgggcggagctgggcctgacgtCAAAAGCCCAAGTGCCTAATCACGTTCCAAACACGAgcaaagatggatgatgagcgctttaTCATGGAGAtggaaacccacaaaatcatttatgatgcagcagatcctttctataaggacaatataaaaaaggaagctgcatGGAACGCAATAGCTCAAGCTATGGGGATGGACGGTGAGTGTCCATGCAAGTAATCCAAATTAAAACAGTAATTACAAAGTCGAAAATGGATTGTCAGCGTGGTTGGGGTGTCAAAAACTAAACGGCAGACTAGACGGACAGAAAAGAGACGATGAAAAGCAGTGTATttggaagtggttccactgcatATATTCTCGTGCCCGGCGCGCACACAATGTTGGTTCAAATGCAGAGAGGCGAGGAGAAAAGTACGAAAGAATAAAGAGCGACGCCTATAAGTTTCGAACTGGTGGTCTATTCAGGATGTCCCTCTTTCCTTTCCTAAATTTGACGTGCATTCTAATAGAAACACCAACAGTGTGCGCTTGGCACAGGAATCTCTGCATTAATGAGACACCATTTCCAGGCACGCTGTTTTATGCACCAGTTTCAATCAGTGTAGTCTATAAATCACTATTAATGTCACATAGATGAACAACTGTTGAATAATCTGAAATAACAGCCCgatgagatgttatgtgccatgggaaattaatgtgtaaataaatgcaaataAGTCCATGACCGACACTACCAAGGGCATAATCAGGCAAAAATTCATTTTCAAACGTATTTATTAACAGAAAAAATGAGTCACATTTTTATGGAATGTTTTACATATGAACAAAGCTAAAATGCGTTCCACCTTGTGTCGGAAGTGTGCTTAGGGCACCATCCTGTCCTGCCAGGGCACACTGCCTTCGGGGGTGGTGAAGAAGGTGGCAAAGGTCTCCCTCACACTACAGGCCTCCCTTGAAGCCCTGTTACCCCCCATGTTCCTCACTGATGCCATTCCCCTGCCCAATTCCTCAGCCTCCGTGAGCAGCATCACATTATCTGAGGGGGCAAGGAGGAAATTGTGCAGTGTGCAGGCTGCCATGACGAGAGTGTCAACATTTTTAGGGTCCAGGTTAATCCTCCGATGGAGAATCCTCCACCGGGATGCAAGAATGCCAAATGCATTTTCCACCACTCTTCTCGTCCTTGATAATCTGTAATTAAATATGCTCTTTTTGCGGCTGAGGTTCATTCCAGGGTATGGTCTCATCAAATAGGGCTTCAGAGGGAATGCTGCGTCACCATGACATGTGGCACATACCATGTGGCACATTCCCGAGGTGGGCAGCACCAGGCAGGAAGCTACTTTGTGGAACCTGGAGTGTGCCATTTGCCATTCCCACCCCCAAATGTGATCCAGCAAAAACACCACCGTCACTTGTCCTCCCATAGTCTCCCACCTGAATGTACAGGAAGCGGTAATCAGCATCAACAAGTGCCAAAAGCACTATTGAAAATGTTCTTTTATAATTAATGAATAGGCTCCCTGATCGTGGTGGTGCTTGAATCAATATGTGCTTCCCATCAAGTGCACCCAGGCAATTAGGGAAGTCCCATTTCACCCAGAAGCGTTCTGCCACCTCCCTCCATGTGTCTGGGGTCGGCTTAGGAAGGAATATTTTCATCATGATCTTTTCGATGGCTGCACACACCATATGCACTGAGTTGATTACGGTTGTGTGACCCAGGCGATAGCAGAATGCCAGGCTCATCAGTGAGTCCCCAGATGCCAAGTATCTGTGACGGAATTGACAAAG
This sequence is a window from Corythoichthys intestinalis isolate RoL2023-P3 chromosome 13, ASM3026506v1, whole genome shotgun sequence. Protein-coding genes within it:
- the LOC130927873 gene encoding uncharacterized protein LOC130927873, encoding MSTTPRTPSQHGRGNLIFWGCFSAKVRALKMGRGWVFQHDNDPKHTAKATKEWLRKKHLKVLEWPSQSPDLNPIENLWRELKVRVAQQQPRNLKALEKICMEEWAKIPAAVCANLVKDYRKRYLASGDSLMSLAFCYRLGHTTVINSVHMVCAAIEKIMMKIFLPKPTPDTWREVAERFWVKWDFPNCLGALDGKHILIQAPPRSGSLFINYKRTFSIVLLALVDADYRFLYIQVGDYGRTSDGGVFAGSHLGVGMANGTLQVPQSSFLPGAAHLGNVPHGMCHMSW